A stretch of the Clavibacter sp. B3I6 genome encodes the following:
- a CDS encoding amino acid permease has product MSLFRTKSIESSLADAAGGERSLTRSLGTWDLMLMGVAVAVGAGIFSVGAKAAGNYAGPSVTLAFVLAAVTCGLAIMCYAEFASAVPVAGSAYTFTYATMGELLAWIIGWDLILEMLTAAAVIAKYWGIYLESALQLAGLDIPATITVFGLGISWGAVLITAIFTVLLVLGTKLSSRVSSVFTVLKVAVVLFVIVVGAFYVKAENYAPFIPPQQPAEGAAADVWTQSLFSWASGQEPTQYGLYGLLAGASLVFFAFIGFDVVATSAEEVKDPQRTLPRGIFAGLAVVTVLYVLVTLVLTGMVPYTVLADAEDPSLTTAFTAVGAGWAAQVISIGTLLGLTTVLMVLLLGLARVVFAMSRDGLLPRGLSRTSAKRRTPVRVQIIAGVVVAALAGFTDVGVLEEMINIGTLSAFVLVSIGVIVLRRKRPDIRASFRVPFMPWLPILSAVLCVWLMLNLTTLTWVRFVVWLAIGFAIYFLYGRRHSVLGQEEARIAAGGEPAPELPSASTPRD; this is encoded by the coding sequence ATGAGCCTGTTCCGCACGAAGAGCATCGAGTCGTCGCTCGCCGACGCCGCGGGAGGCGAGCGCAGCCTCACCCGCTCCCTGGGCACCTGGGACCTCATGCTCATGGGCGTCGCCGTCGCGGTCGGCGCCGGCATCTTCTCCGTCGGCGCGAAGGCGGCCGGGAACTACGCGGGTCCGTCGGTGACGCTGGCGTTCGTGCTGGCCGCCGTCACGTGCGGCCTCGCGATCATGTGCTACGCCGAGTTCGCCTCGGCGGTGCCGGTCGCGGGCAGCGCGTACACCTTCACCTACGCGACCATGGGCGAGCTCCTCGCCTGGATCATCGGCTGGGACCTCATCCTCGAGATGCTCACCGCGGCGGCCGTCATCGCGAAGTACTGGGGCATCTACCTGGAGTCGGCGCTGCAGCTCGCGGGGCTCGACATCCCCGCCACCATCACCGTGTTCGGCCTCGGCATCAGCTGGGGCGCGGTGCTCATCACCGCGATCTTCACCGTGCTGCTCGTGCTCGGCACCAAGCTCTCGAGCCGCGTCTCGAGCGTCTTCACCGTGCTCAAGGTCGCGGTCGTCCTGTTCGTGATCGTCGTGGGCGCCTTCTACGTGAAGGCCGAGAACTACGCGCCCTTCATCCCGCCGCAGCAGCCCGCCGAGGGCGCCGCCGCCGACGTCTGGACCCAGTCCCTCTTCTCCTGGGCGAGCGGCCAGGAGCCCACGCAGTACGGCCTCTACGGCCTGCTCGCCGGCGCCTCGCTCGTCTTCTTCGCGTTCATCGGGTTCGACGTCGTCGCCACGAGCGCCGAGGAGGTCAAGGACCCGCAGCGCACCCTGCCGCGCGGCATCTTCGCGGGCCTCGCGGTCGTCACCGTCCTCTACGTGCTCGTGACCCTCGTGCTCACCGGCATGGTCCCGTACACGGTGCTCGCCGACGCCGAGGACCCCTCGCTCACCACCGCGTTCACCGCCGTCGGCGCGGGATGGGCGGCGCAGGTCATCTCCATCGGCACGCTGCTCGGCCTCACCACCGTGCTGATGGTGCTGCTGCTCGGCCTCGCGCGCGTGGTCTTCGCCATGAGCCGCGACGGCCTGCTGCCGCGCGGCCTCAGCCGCACGAGCGCGAAGCGGCGGACGCCGGTGCGCGTGCAGATCATCGCGGGCGTCGTCGTCGCGGCCCTCGCCGGCTTCACCGACGTGGGCGTGCTGGAGGAGATGATCAACATCGGCACGCTGTCCGCGTTCGTGCTGGTGAGCATCGGCGTGATCGTGCTCCGCCGGAAGCGCCCCGACATCCGCGCGTCGTTCCGCGTGCCGTTCATGCCGTGGCTGCCGATCCTCTCGGCCGTGCTCTGCGTCTGGCTGATGCTCAACCTCACGACCCTCACCTGGGTGCGCTTCGTCGTCTGGCTCGCGATCGGCTTCGCGATCTACTTCCTCTACGGCCGCCGCCACTCGGTGCTCGGCCAGGAGGAGGCGCGGATCGCGGCGGGCGGGGAGCCCGCGCCCGAGCTGCCGTCGGCGTCGACGCCGCGGGACTGA
- a CDS encoding DNA-formamidopyrimidine glycosylase family protein, which yields MPEGDTVYRTAAHLQEAIGGQVLTRSDFRVPAFATLDLAGREVDEVVSVGKHILHRVGDLTIHSHLKMEGSWHIYQHGTAWRRPAFEARVVLETAERITVGFALGVLEVIPRDQEHTVVGHLGPDILGPGWDDAQAEEVVRRISAQPDRPVGLALLDQRNAAGIGNVYRAELCFLRGVLPTRPVSEVPDLPAMVALARRTMRANRDRIERTTTGDLRRGRTDWVYGRKGKPCLRCGTRILQGQLGDPVRPGMGSQDRVTYWCPRCQT from the coding sequence GTGCCTGAGGGCGACACCGTCTACCGCACCGCCGCGCACCTGCAGGAGGCGATCGGCGGCCAGGTGCTCACGCGCTCCGACTTCCGCGTGCCCGCCTTCGCGACGCTCGACCTCGCGGGCCGGGAGGTCGACGAGGTGGTGAGCGTCGGGAAGCACATCCTGCACCGCGTCGGCGACCTGACGATCCACAGCCACCTCAAGATGGAGGGGTCCTGGCACATCTACCAGCACGGCACGGCCTGGCGGCGGCCGGCGTTCGAGGCGCGCGTCGTGCTCGAGACGGCGGAGCGGATCACGGTGGGCTTCGCGCTGGGGGTGCTGGAGGTGATCCCCCGCGACCAGGAGCACACGGTCGTGGGGCACCTCGGCCCGGACATCCTCGGGCCCGGCTGGGACGACGCGCAGGCGGAGGAGGTCGTGCGGCGGATCTCAGCCCAGCCCGACCGGCCCGTCGGCCTCGCGCTCCTCGACCAGCGGAACGCGGCCGGGATCGGCAACGTCTACCGCGCCGAGCTCTGCTTCCTGCGCGGCGTGCTGCCGACGCGGCCCGTGTCCGAGGTGCCGGACCTGCCCGCGATGGTCGCGCTCGCCCGCCGCACCATGCGCGCCAACCGCGACCGCATCGAGCGCACCACCACGGGCGACCTCCGCCGCGGCCGCACCGACTGGGTGTACGGACGGAAGGGCAAGCCGTGCCTCAGGTGCGGCACGCGGATCCTGCAGGGCCAGCTCGGCGACCCCGTGCGGCCCGGGATGGGATCGCAGGACCGGGTCACCTACTGGTGCCCGCGCTGCCAAACCTGA
- a CDS encoding DEAD/DEAH box helicase produces the protein MDPVLARFSPATREWFQGAFPGPTTAQTGAWEAVQKGSHALVVAPTGSGKTLAAFLWSIDRLASRPAPEDPMRRTRVLYISPLKALAVDVERNLRSPLVGIVQTAKRLGAEPPEVTVGVRSGDTPASDRRALAKTPPDILITTPESLFLMLTSAARETLAGVETVIVDEVHAVAATKRGSHLALSLERLDALLEKPAQRIGLSATVRPPEEVARFLGGRAPVTIVSPKNTKEFDLRVIVPVDDMTELGTTAPLEGSAAQGEPQQGSIWPHVEEGIVDLVLQHTSSIVFTNSRRLAERLTARLNEIYTARIEDGRIDAQGRAIVAGSAEAGASADAVPVLAGAAAGSGSSRPVDATAFSATRRTAARPPAEVMAQAGSTEGADPVLAKAHHGSVSKEQRALIEDDLKSGRLRCVVATSSLELGIDMGDVDLVVQVEAPPSVASGLQRVGRAGHQVGEVSRGVIFPKHRADLIHSAVAAERMASGQIESLRVPANPLDVLAQQTVAAVALESVGVEEWFDTVRRSAPFATLPRSAYEATLDLLSGRYPSDEFAELRPRIVWDRDEGTIEGRPGAQRLAVTSGGTIPDRGLFGVFMVGEKASRVGELDEEMVYESRVGDVFALGATSWRIQEITHDRVLVTPAFGEPGKLPFWKGDGLGRPLELGRAIGAFVRELSGSAVDDARARAGRVGLDDRAVNNLLAFLDDQKKATGHVPNDRTLVVERFRDELGDWRVVLHSPYGMQVHAPWALAVGARVTELYGIDGATMANDDGIVVRIPETDGEPPGADLFVFEPDELDAIVTREVGGSALFASRFRECAARALLLPRYNPGRRSPLWQQRQRASQLLDVARKFPAFPIVLETVREVLQDVYDLPALTSLAKDIEARRIKIVETTTEDASPFARSLLFSYVGAFMYEGDSPLAERRAAALSLDAGLLSELLGRAELRELLDPAVIARTELELQRLATDRRAKGREGVADLLRILGPLDAEEVAARLEPEEAGEAADHLDALVAGKRALRVSFGGRPRVAAIEDASRLRDALGVPLPIGTPMAFVEPVADPLGDLVGRYARTHGPFTIADAATAIGLGSAVIADTLARLGAQRRAVEGEFRPGASGSEWCDVEVLRRLRSRSLAALRSEVEPVEQAAFARFLPAWQHVAGAGADRERGLRGVDGVLQVIEQLAGAPVPASAWETLVLPARVRDYTPAFLDELTSTGEVIWSGAGTLAGADGWVSLHLADQVALTLPEPDAHDTDELQREVLTTLGTGGGYFFRQLSDAVGSTDDKALVTALWDLVWAGLVTNDTLSPLRALLAGGSTAHKTPQRAPRGRMYRGGRMPRPDMPTRTGPSTAAGRWSIVPLAETDATVRAAGTAELLLERYGVVTRGSVMTERVPGGFALTYKVLAGFEDTGRARRGYFIETLGAAQFSTGGTVDRLRGFTRDPDAAERPLNALTLAATDPANAYGAALAWPRLDGSAADGDDGTGADPAGEAAALDATATGAVAPSGSVDARGERPTGHRAGRKAGALVVLVDGELVLYVERGGKTVLQFDADEAVLRAAAESLGGVVRRGGVAKLAIEKVNGEFILGTPLGSALQEHGFSATPRGLRMRS, from the coding sequence ATGGATCCCGTCCTCGCACGCTTCTCCCCGGCCACCCGGGAGTGGTTCCAGGGCGCGTTCCCCGGCCCCACGACCGCGCAGACGGGCGCCTGGGAGGCCGTGCAGAAGGGGTCGCACGCGCTCGTCGTGGCGCCCACGGGATCCGGCAAGACGCTCGCGGCGTTCCTCTGGTCCATCGACCGGCTGGCGTCGCGGCCCGCGCCGGAGGACCCGATGCGGCGCACGCGCGTCCTCTACATCTCGCCGCTGAAGGCGCTCGCGGTCGACGTGGAGCGCAACCTCCGCTCGCCGCTCGTGGGCATCGTGCAGACGGCGAAGCGGCTGGGCGCCGAGCCGCCCGAGGTCACGGTGGGCGTCCGCTCGGGCGACACCCCGGCGTCCGACCGGCGCGCGCTCGCGAAGACGCCGCCGGACATCCTCATCACCACGCCCGAGTCGCTGTTCCTCATGCTCACCTCGGCCGCGCGCGAGACGCTCGCGGGGGTCGAAACGGTCATCGTCGACGAGGTGCACGCGGTCGCGGCCACGAAGCGCGGCAGCCACCTGGCGCTCTCGCTCGAGCGGCTGGACGCGCTGCTCGAGAAGCCCGCCCAGCGGATCGGGCTGTCCGCCACCGTGCGGCCGCCCGAGGAGGTGGCGCGGTTCCTCGGCGGGCGCGCGCCCGTCACCATCGTGTCGCCGAAGAACACCAAGGAGTTCGACCTCCGGGTCATCGTGCCCGTCGACGACATGACCGAGCTCGGCACCACGGCGCCGCTCGAGGGGTCGGCGGCGCAGGGCGAGCCGCAGCAGGGGTCCATCTGGCCGCACGTGGAGGAGGGCATCGTCGACCTCGTGCTCCAGCACACCTCGTCCATCGTCTTCACGAACAGCAGGCGGCTGGCGGAGCGGCTCACGGCCCGGCTCAACGAGATCTACACGGCGCGCATCGAGGACGGGCGGATCGACGCCCAGGGGCGGGCGATCGTCGCCGGGTCCGCGGAGGCCGGCGCGTCGGCCGACGCCGTGCCCGTGCTGGCGGGCGCGGCGGCCGGATCCGGGTCGTCCCGACCCGTCGACGCCACGGCCTTCTCCGCCACGCGCCGCACCGCCGCGCGCCCGCCCGCCGAGGTCATGGCGCAGGCGGGGAGCACCGAGGGCGCGGATCCGGTGCTCGCCAAGGCGCACCACGGGTCCGTCTCCAAGGAGCAGCGCGCCCTCATCGAGGACGACCTCAAGTCCGGCCGCCTCCGCTGCGTGGTCGCCACCTCCAGCCTCGAGCTCGGCATCGACATGGGCGACGTCGACCTCGTCGTGCAGGTGGAGGCGCCGCCCTCGGTCGCAAGCGGCCTGCAGCGCGTCGGCCGCGCCGGGCACCAGGTGGGCGAGGTCTCGCGCGGCGTCATCTTCCCCAAGCACCGCGCCGATCTCATCCACTCGGCCGTCGCCGCCGAGCGCATGGCGAGCGGACAGATCGAGTCGCTGCGCGTGCCGGCGAACCCGCTCGACGTGCTGGCGCAGCAGACGGTCGCGGCCGTCGCGCTCGAGTCCGTGGGCGTCGAGGAGTGGTTTGACACGGTCCGGCGGAGCGCGCCCTTCGCGACCCTGCCGCGCTCCGCCTACGAGGCCACGCTCGACCTGCTGAGCGGCCGCTACCCGTCCGACGAGTTCGCGGAGCTGCGGCCCCGCATCGTCTGGGATCGCGACGAGGGCACCATCGAGGGGCGGCCGGGTGCACAGCGGCTCGCGGTCACCTCCGGCGGCACCATCCCCGACCGCGGACTCTTCGGCGTGTTCATGGTGGGCGAGAAGGCGTCGCGCGTGGGCGAGCTCGACGAGGAGATGGTCTACGAGTCGCGCGTCGGCGACGTGTTCGCGCTGGGGGCCACGAGCTGGCGGATCCAGGAGATCACGCACGACCGCGTGCTCGTGACGCCCGCGTTCGGCGAGCCCGGCAAGCTGCCGTTCTGGAAGGGCGACGGGCTCGGGCGGCCGCTGGAGCTCGGCCGCGCCATCGGGGCGTTCGTGCGCGAGCTGTCGGGATCCGCGGTGGACGACGCCCGCGCGCGCGCCGGCCGCGTGGGCCTCGACGACCGCGCGGTCAACAACCTGCTGGCGTTCCTCGACGACCAGAAGAAGGCCACGGGCCACGTCCCGAACGACCGCACCCTCGTGGTCGAGCGCTTCCGCGACGAGCTGGGCGACTGGCGCGTGGTGCTGCACTCCCCCTACGGGATGCAGGTGCACGCGCCGTGGGCGCTCGCGGTCGGCGCGCGGGTCACCGAGCTGTACGGCATCGACGGCGCCACCATGGCCAACGACGACGGCATCGTCGTCCGCATCCCCGAGACCGACGGCGAGCCGCCGGGAGCCGACCTCTTCGTGTTCGAGCCCGACGAGCTCGACGCCATCGTCACGCGCGAGGTCGGCGGATCCGCGCTGTTCGCGTCGCGCTTCCGCGAGTGCGCCGCCCGCGCGCTCCTCCTGCCGCGCTACAACCCCGGGCGCCGCTCGCCGCTCTGGCAGCAGCGCCAGCGCGCGTCGCAGCTGCTCGACGTCGCGCGGAAGTTCCCCGCGTTCCCCATCGTGCTCGAGACCGTGCGCGAGGTGCTGCAGGACGTCTACGACCTGCCCGCGCTCACGTCGCTCGCGAAGGACATCGAGGCCCGGCGCATCAAGATCGTCGAGACCACCACGGAGGACGCGTCGCCGTTCGCGCGCAGCCTCCTCTTCAGCTACGTCGGCGCGTTCATGTACGAGGGCGACAGCCCGCTCGCCGAGCGCCGGGCCGCCGCGCTCTCGCTCGACGCGGGGCTGCTGTCGGAGCTCCTCGGGCGCGCGGAGCTGCGCGAGCTGCTGGACCCGGCGGTCATCGCGCGCACCGAGCTCGAGCTGCAGCGCCTCGCGACCGACCGGCGCGCGAAGGGGCGGGAGGGCGTGGCCGACCTGCTGCGGATCCTGGGGCCGCTCGACGCCGAGGAGGTCGCGGCGCGCCTCGAGCCCGAGGAGGCGGGCGAGGCCGCGGACCACCTCGACGCGCTCGTCGCCGGCAAGCGCGCGCTCCGCGTCTCGTTCGGCGGGCGGCCGCGCGTCGCCGCCATCGAGGACGCGAGCCGCCTCCGCGACGCCCTCGGGGTGCCGCTGCCCATCGGCACGCCGATGGCGTTCGTCGAGCCCGTGGCCGATCCGCTCGGCGACCTCGTGGGCCGCTACGCGCGCACCCACGGGCCGTTCACCATCGCCGACGCGGCCACCGCCATCGGCCTCGGATCCGCGGTCATCGCCGACACGCTCGCCCGGCTCGGCGCCCAGCGGCGCGCGGTCGAGGGCGAGTTCCGGCCCGGCGCGTCCGGCAGCGAGTGGTGCGACGTCGAGGTGCTGCGGCGCCTCCGCAGCCGCTCGCTGGCCGCGCTCCGCAGCGAGGTCGAGCCGGTCGAGCAGGCGGCGTTCGCGCGCTTCCTGCCGGCGTGGCAGCACGTCGCGGGCGCGGGCGCGGACCGCGAGCGCGGGCTCCGCGGGGTCGACGGCGTGCTGCAGGTCATCGAGCAGCTGGCGGGTGCGCCCGTCCCCGCCTCCGCGTGGGAGACGCTCGTGCTGCCGGCCCGGGTGCGCGACTACACGCCCGCGTTCCTCGACGAGCTCACCTCCACGGGCGAGGTCATCTGGTCGGGCGCCGGCACGCTCGCCGGTGCCGACGGCTGGGTGAGCCTGCACCTCGCCGACCAGGTCGCGCTCACGCTGCCCGAGCCCGACGCGCACGACACCGACGAGCTGCAGCGCGAGGTCCTCACCACGCTCGGCACGGGCGGCGGCTACTTCTTCCGCCAGCTGAGCGACGCCGTGGGATCCACGGACGACAAGGCGCTCGTCACCGCGCTGTGGGACCTCGTGTGGGCGGGCCTCGTCACGAACGACACGCTCTCGCCGCTGCGGGCGCTGCTCGCGGGCGGATCCACCGCGCACAAGACGCCGCAGCGGGCGCCGCGCGGGCGGATGTACCGGGGCGGGAGGATGCCGCGGCCCGACATGCCCACGCGCACCGGGCCGTCGACGGCCGCCGGCCGGTGGTCGATCGTGCCGCTCGCCGAGACGGACGCCACCGTGCGCGCCGCGGGCACGGCCGAGCTGCTGCTCGAGCGGTACGGCGTGGTCACGCGCGGGTCCGTCATGACGGAGCGCGTTCCCGGGGGCTTCGCGCTCACCTACAAGGTGCTCGCCGGGTTCGAGGACACCGGGCGGGCCCGACGCGGGTACTTCATCGAGACCCTGGGCGCGGCGCAGTTCTCCACGGGCGGCACGGTCGACCGGCTGCGCGGGTTCACGCGGGATCCGGACGCGGCCGAGCGGCCGCTGAACGCGCTGACGCTGGCGGCCACGGATCCGGCCAACGCGTACGGCGCGGCGCTGGCCTGGCCGCGGCTCGACGGGTCGGCGGCGGACGGCGACGACGGCACGGGTGCGGATCCGGCGGGCGAGGCCGCAGCGCTCGACGCGACCGCGACCGGCGCGGTCGCCCCCTCCGGCAGCGTGGACGCCCGCGGCGAACGGCCCACGGGCCACCGGGCCGGCCGGAAGGCGGGCGCGCTCGTCGTGCTGGTCGACGGCGAGCTCGTGCTCTACGTGGAGCGCGGCGGCAAGACGGTGCTGCAGTTCGACGCCGACGAGGCGGTGCTGCGGGCGGCCGCCGAGTCGCTCGGCGGCGTCGTGCGGCGCGGTGGCGTGGCCAAGCTCGCGATCGAGAAGGTCAACGGGGAGTTCATCCTCGGCACGCCGCTCGGCTCCGCGCTGCAGGAGCACGGCTTCTCGGCGACGCCGCGCGGTCTGCGGATGCGCTCGTGA
- a CDS encoding alpha/beta hydrolase, with product MTALPLDPDAVLWSASAAELADRPLLVLLHGYGSHEGDLFGLSPYLPLGPVIASLRAPIALQGGHAWFPIVPGSTGDPDPDAADAAAQGVLDWLDALPVPPRSVGLLGFSQGGATALQLLRLAPGRFSYAVQLSGFSVRGEHAGDPALVAAPTPVFWGRGTADTVIPDAAVVRTRAWIGEHTALTERIYEDLPHSVSTAELRDVSAFIREHAG from the coding sequence GTGACCGCTCTCCCGCTGGATCCCGACGCCGTCCTCTGGTCGGCCTCCGCCGCCGAGCTCGCCGACCGCCCACTCCTCGTCCTGTTGCACGGCTACGGCTCGCACGAGGGCGACCTGTTCGGCCTGTCGCCCTACCTGCCGCTCGGGCCCGTGATCGCGTCGCTGCGCGCGCCGATCGCGCTTCAGGGCGGGCACGCGTGGTTCCCGATCGTGCCCGGATCCACCGGCGATCCGGATCCGGACGCCGCCGATGCCGCCGCGCAGGGGGTCCTCGACTGGCTCGACGCGCTGCCCGTGCCGCCGCGCTCGGTCGGCCTCCTCGGCTTCAGCCAGGGCGGGGCGACCGCGCTCCAGCTGCTGCGGCTCGCGCCCGGCCGCTTCTCGTACGCGGTGCAGCTCAGCGGCTTCTCCGTGCGCGGGGAGCACGCGGGCGACCCGGCCCTCGTCGCCGCGCCGACGCCCGTCTTCTGGGGCCGCGGCACGGCCGACACCGTGATCCCCGACGCGGCCGTGGTCCGCACGCGCGCCTGGATCGGCGAGCACACCGCCCTCACGGAGCGCATCTACGAGGACCTGCCGCACTCCGTGTCGACGGCCGAGCTGCGGGACGTGTCCGCGTTCATCCGGGAGCACGCGGGCTGA
- a CDS encoding NUDIX hydrolase family protein: protein MTVRTPDPNIPDPNSGWLSDVELAQIRQRLPLLYVEAVPVRVDGMGRVKDIGVLLRATVTGQMTRMLVSGRVMYGETLRDALFRHLEKDLGPMAFPQLPASPTPFSVAEYFPFPGESPYTDERQHAVSLAYVVPVTGTCDPRQDALEITWMTPQEAASDAVSADMEGGRGALLRAALASVGVLP, encoded by the coding sequence ATGACCGTTCGCACCCCGGACCCGAACATCCCCGACCCGAACTCCGGCTGGCTGTCGGACGTGGAGCTGGCGCAGATCCGGCAGCGGCTGCCCCTCCTCTACGTCGAGGCGGTGCCCGTGCGGGTCGACGGCATGGGCCGGGTGAAGGACATCGGCGTCCTGCTGCGCGCGACGGTCACCGGCCAGATGACGCGCATGCTCGTCTCCGGCCGCGTGATGTACGGCGAGACCCTGCGCGACGCGCTCTTCCGCCACCTCGAGAAGGACCTCGGGCCGATGGCGTTCCCGCAGCTCCCCGCGAGCCCGACCCCGTTCTCGGTGGCCGAGTACTTCCCGTTCCCCGGGGAGAGCCCCTACACGGACGAGCGGCAGCACGCCGTCTCCCTCGCGTACGTGGTGCCGGTGACGGGAACGTGCGACCCGCGGCAGGACGCGCTCGAGATCACCTGGATGACGCCGCAGGAGGCCGCGTCCGACGCCGTCTCCGCCGACATGGAGGGCGGCCGCGGCGCGCTCCTCCGCGCGGCCCTCGCGTCGGTGGGCGTGCTGCCCTAG